One bacterium DNA window includes the following coding sequences:
- a CDS encoding AAA family ATPase — protein sequence MLTRIKLQNFKRFNDFDTSLQDGLNVLVGDNESGKSTILLAVELVLHEAASRRYPSGLPADRLDPLTPTAPGTLLDVSI from the coding sequence ATGTTGACGCGAATTAAACTACAGAATTTCAAACGCTTCAACGATTTTGACACTTCGCTTCAGGACGGACTCAACGTCTTGGTCGGAGACAACGAATCGGGGAAGAGCACAATTCTTCTTGCTGTAGAGCTTGTGTTGCACGAAGCCGCTTCGCGGCGGTATCCCTCCGGTCTACCAGCCGATAGGCTGGATCCTCTGACTCCCACGGCCCCCGGAACCCTCCTCGACGTCTCTATCTGA